A part of Olleya sp. Bg11-27 genomic DNA contains:
- the tgt gene encoding tRNA guanosine(34) transglycosylase Tgt translates to MTFDLKAKDTQSNARAGVITTDHGVIETPIFMPVGTVGSVKGVHQRELKDDINPDIILGNTYHLYLKPQIDVLEKAGGLHKFMNWDRNILTDSGGYQVYSLSGNNKIKEEGVKFKSHIDGSYHMFAPENVMEIQRSIGADIIMAFDECTPYPCDYNYARRSMHMTHRWLERCIAHLEKTPLKYDYSQAFFPIVQGSTYKDLRKQSAEYIAGVGAEGNAIGGLSVGEPADEMYAMTEVVTDILPWDKPRYLMGVGTPINILENIALGVDMFDCVMPTRNARNGMLFTAHGSINIKNLKWREDFSPIDEMGITYVDTEYSKAYLRHLFNVNELLGKQIATIHNLGFYLWLTREARKHIIAGDFRAWKDKMVKQMDNRL, encoded by the coding sequence ATGACTTTCGATTTAAAAGCTAAAGACACACAAAGTAACGCAAGAGCAGGAGTAATAACTACAGACCATGGTGTTATTGAAACACCTATTTTTATGCCTGTAGGAACTGTTGGTTCTGTAAAAGGTGTGCACCAAAGAGAACTAAAAGATGATATAAACCCTGATATTATTTTAGGAAACACCTATCACTTATACCTAAAACCTCAAATTGATGTTTTAGAAAAAGCAGGTGGATTACATAAATTTATGAATTGGGATAGAAATATTTTGACTGATTCAGGTGGGTATCAAGTCTATTCTTTATCTGGGAATAATAAAATTAAAGAAGAAGGGGTTAAATTTAAATCCCATATCGATGGAAGTTACCATATGTTTGCTCCCGAAAATGTAATGGAAATACAACGTAGTATTGGCGCTGATATTATTATGGCTTTTGATGAATGTACACCTTACCCGTGTGATTATAATTATGCTAGACGCTCTATGCATATGACACATCGCTGGTTAGAACGTTGTATTGCACATTTAGAGAAAACACCTTTGAAATACGATTATTCTCAAGCCTTTTTTCCTATTGTTCAGGGAAGTACTTATAAAGATTTGCGTAAACAATCGGCAGAATATATTGCAGGTGTTGGTGCAGAAGGAAATGCCATTGGAGGGTTATCTGTTGGAGAACCGGCAGATGAGATGTACGCCATGACAGAAGTTGTGACTGATATATTACCTTGGGATAAGCCACGTTATTTAATGGGGGTTGGAACACCAATTAATATTTTGGAAAATATTGCGCTTGGAGTGGATATGTTTGATTGTGTGATGCCAACACGTAATGCTAGAAATGGTATGTTGTTTACAGCACATGGGTCAATAAATATCAAAAACTTAAAATGGCGAGAAGATTTTTCTCCAATTGATGAAATGGGAATTACCTATGTCGATACAGAATATAGCAAAGCATATTTGCGTCATTTATTTAATGTGAATGAATTATTAGGAAAACAAATTGCGACTATACATAATTTAGGTTTCTATTTGTGGTTAACTAGAGAAGCAAGAAAACATATTATAGCTGGTGACTTTAGAGCATGGAAAGATAAGATGGTTAAACAAATGGATAATAGACTTTAA
- a CDS encoding LptF/LptG family permease, with the protein MKILDWYILKRYLLTFAVMLLLFIPIGITVHLAEKIGKILEKNVPFGEVMVYFLDFTIYFAHLLFPLFLFLSVIWFTSKLANNTEIVAFLSSGVSFSRFLRPYLIGATIVAIISIILGLYLAPNASKGFNNFKYKYLSGKKTSNTTNVLKQINDNDIIYVTSFDTKNKTGVNFTLEHFENNKMEYKLSASNIRYNEKDSVFRLINYVKRIVGDNNDILDLERRKDTLFNFDLEDLTPEDYIAETLRYNELVKFIDREEQRGSKYIGRYKLAKYQKWSLPVSVFILTIIAVAVSSRKRRGGMGVNLAFGICIAMIFVFFDKIFGTLASQSDFSPLLAVWFPNIIFGILAIILLRNAKR; encoded by the coding sequence ATGAAAATATTAGATTGGTACATATTAAAACGTTATTTACTGACCTTTGCTGTCATGCTACTGTTGTTTATACCTATTGGCATAACAGTCCATTTGGCTGAGAAAATAGGGAAAATATTAGAGAAAAATGTTCCCTTTGGAGAAGTCATGGTGTACTTTTTGGACTTTACAATATATTTTGCCCATTTGTTATTTCCACTGTTTTTATTTTTATCAGTGATTTGGTTTACTTCAAAATTAGCTAATAATACAGAGATTGTTGCTTTTCTAAGTTCAGGTGTATCATTTTCACGATTTTTAAGGCCGTACTTAATTGGAGCAACTATTGTCGCGATTATTTCGATTATTCTAGGTTTGTATTTAGCGCCCAACGCTAGTAAAGGTTTTAATAATTTTAAGTATAAATACCTTTCAGGTAAGAAAACTAGTAATACGACCAACGTTCTCAAACAAATAAATGATAACGATATTATTTATGTCACTAGTTTTGATACAAAAAACAAGACAGGCGTTAATTTTACTTTAGAACATTTCGAGAATAATAAAATGGAGTATAAATTAAGTGCTTCAAACATAAGATATAATGAGAAAGATTCTGTTTTCCGATTAATTAATTATGTAAAAAGAATAGTAGGGGATAATAATGATATTTTAGATTTAGAAAGAAGAAAGGACACCCTTTTTAACTTTGATTTGGAAGATTTAACTCCGGAGGACTATATCGCAGAAACATTACGATATAATGAATTAGTCAAATTTATTGATAGAGAAGAGCAACGCGGATCTAAATATATAGGACGTTATAAATTGGCTAAATATCAAAAGTGGAGTTTACCAGTGTCTGTTTTTATATTAACTATTATTGCAGTAGCCGTATCTTCAAGAAAGCGAAGAGGTGGAATGGGAGTTAATTTAGCTTTTGGTATTTGTATTGCAATGATATTTGTCTTTTTTGATAAGATTTTTGGGACATTAGCATCTCAATCAGATTTTTCACCGTTATTGGCAGTATGGTTTCCAAATATTATTTTTGGAATTTTAGCCATTATTTTATTGCGAAATGCAAAACGATAA
- a CDS encoding DMT family transporter, with product MQNDKLKNYLHLHLLVFIAGFTAIIGKLITLNAVSLVWYRMLIATVLMFAYIKITKINISINRKSFTKLALAGIIIALHWITFFGSIQVSNASIALAMFSTGAFFASFIEPIIYKRKIIVYEIGFGLIVVLGIYLIVRSEFRYIDGMILGVISAFLSSLFAVLNGKFLEEHSATKISFYEFISGVFFITLYIAFFGDGFNANHFNISMSDGLWLFVLASICTAYAFIASVHVMRFISPYTVVLTYNLEPIYGIVLALILFPESETMSSSFYIGAFIILGVVLCNGILKNWKNFKNNKSKQTD from the coding sequence ATGCAAAACGATAAACTTAAAAATTACTTACACTTACATCTTCTAGTATTTATTGCTGGCTTTACGGCCATTATAGGTAAGTTAATAACTTTGAATGCCGTCAGTTTAGTCTGGTACAGGATGCTTATCGCTACGGTTTTAATGTTTGCATACATTAAAATAACAAAGATTAATATTTCAATAAATAGAAAATCGTTTACTAAATTAGCTCTTGCTGGAATTATAATCGCTTTACATTGGATAACTTTTTTTGGATCCATTCAAGTCTCTAATGCATCTATAGCATTAGCTATGTTTTCTACTGGAGCTTTTTTTGCTTCATTTATCGAACCTATTATTTACAAACGAAAAATTATAGTATATGAGATTGGTTTTGGTCTTATTGTTGTTTTAGGGATTTATCTAATTGTTAGAAGTGAATTCAGATATATAGACGGCATGATTTTAGGTGTTATTTCTGCGTTTTTATCATCATTATTTGCAGTTTTAAATGGTAAATTTTTGGAGGAACATTCTGCTACCAAAATTTCTTTTTATGAGTTTATAAGTGGTGTGTTTTTTATTACATTATATATTGCATTTTTTGGTGACGGTTTTAATGCTAACCATTTTAACATCTCAATGTCTGATGGACTTTGGTTGTTTGTTTTGGCTTCAATATGTACAGCTTATGCATTTATTGCTTCGGTACATGTTATGCGCTTTATAAGCCCATATACAGTCGTGTTAACTTATAATCTAGAACCAATTTACGGAATAGTTTTAGCCCTGATTTTATTTCCGGAGTCAGAAACAATGTCATCTTCATTTTATATAGGAGCCTTTATTATTCTGGGCGTCGTTTTATGTAATGGTATTTTAAAAAATTGGAAGAACTTCAAAAATAACAAGAGTAAACAAACTGATTGA